The following coding sequences lie in one Tichowtungia aerotolerans genomic window:
- a CDS encoding iron-containing alcohol dehydrogenase — translation MLEKRTYFMPAMSMIGPGVLQDVGAEIKSLGCSKVLLVTDAVLNKIGTVKKVTDVLEATGIDYVLFDGVQPNPTCANVDDGLKMLMANECDIIVSLGGGSPQDCAKAVSILATNGGDIRDYEGVFKSSKKGLPIVAINTTAGTASDVTINYVITDEERHVKMVMVDKNSLATIAVNDPELMIAKPAALTAATGMDALTHAIEAYITKGAYRLTDALAFESIKLISESLRDAVAKGDDLEARSKMAYGSFVAGMSFSNCGLGVVHSLAHQLGGVYNLPHGVCNAVLLPHVMRFNAPVCAEKMAKVADAMGVDTAGMTAEQAADAAIAAVEKLSADVGIPAGLAELGVQEDKLEEMAKLALVDPCAPGNPRDMSLEDAVSIYKAAL, via the coding sequence ATGTTGGAGAAGAGAACGTATTTTATGCCGGCCATGAGCATGATTGGGCCGGGTGTATTGCAGGATGTTGGCGCGGAGATCAAATCGCTTGGCTGTTCAAAGGTGTTGCTGGTGACCGATGCCGTGCTGAACAAGATCGGAACGGTCAAAAAGGTGACCGATGTGCTGGAAGCGACCGGGATCGATTATGTGCTGTTTGACGGTGTTCAGCCGAATCCAACCTGCGCCAATGTGGATGACGGCCTGAAAATGCTGATGGCAAATGAGTGCGACATCATTGTTTCACTCGGCGGCGGTTCGCCTCAGGACTGTGCCAAAGCGGTGTCGATTCTTGCAACAAATGGCGGCGATATCCGCGACTATGAAGGGGTCTTTAAATCGTCGAAAAAAGGCCTGCCGATTGTGGCGATCAATACGACTGCCGGAACGGCTTCGGATGTGACGATCAACTATGTGATCACCGACGAAGAGCGTCATGTGAAGATGGTGATGGTTGACAAAAACAGTCTGGCCACGATTGCCGTGAATGATCCGGAGCTGATGATTGCCAAGCCGGCTGCTTTGACGGCCGCCACGGGTATGGATGCGCTGACCCATGCGATTGAAGCATACATCACCAAAGGCGCTTACCGCCTGACCGACGCGCTGGCGTTTGAATCGATCAAGCTGATTTCTGAAAGCCTGCGTGATGCGGTGGCCAAAGGCGACGATCTTGAAGCCCGCAGTAAAATGGCATACGGTTCGTTTGTCGCCGGAATGTCGTTCAGCAACTGCGGTCTGGGCGTCGTCCATTCGCTGGCTCATCAGCTCGGTGGCGTCTACAATCTTCCGCACGGGGTCTGCAATGCGGTGCTGCTGCCGCATGTTATGCGTTTTAATGCTCCGGTTTGTGCTGAAAAAATGGCCAAGGTCGCTGACGCAATGGGCGTGGATACTGCGGGCATGACTGCCGAGCAGGCCGCCGACGCTGCCATTGCCGCGGTTGAAAAGCTCAGTGCAGATGTCGGAATTCCGGCGGGACTGGCAGAACTCGGCGTTCAGGAAGACAAACTTGAAGAAATGGCCAAGCTGGCACTGGTTGATCCGTGTGCGCCCGGCAATCCGCGCGACATGTCGCTCGAAGACGCCGTTTCCATTTATAAAGCTGCCCTTTAA
- a CDS encoding sulfatase — protein MKKWMGSVCAVLFCSSAALSQPSERPNVLMIAVDDLNDWIGCLGGHPQAKTPNIDRLARRGVLFTNAQCQSPVCNPSRASLMTGRYPESTGIYFLDPPIGDSPVAREATQLPQRFLQEGYYVTAAGKLYHGDENVRYLPNYAGNFGAFGPYPDKKLTGFPGHMLWDWGAYPERDDQTPDYQIATWAENQLAKNYDQPLWLGIGFYRPHVPQYAPQKWFDLYPLETLRLPAVVANDLDDVPEYGVNLTRLKHVSPTMEWVEENNEWKPLVRSYLACVSFVDHQIGRVLDALEKSGRSENTVVVLYGDHGFHLGEKRRFAKRSIWRDGAGVPLIIAGPGVAKGAVCDHPVQLLDIYPTLLALTGLDADSGLQGHSLKPLLDNPKTDWPYMARSSFGPENVAIVSDQYRYIHYHDGSEELYDRKKDPNEWMNLASDPAYRTIIEEYREKLPKSYYPLLGSGSTGHDAFEATEKIANEK, from the coding sequence ATGAAAAAATGGATGGGTTCTGTTTGCGCTGTTTTATTCTGCAGCAGTGCTGCGTTGAGTCAGCCGTCGGAACGGCCCAATGTGCTGATGATTGCAGTCGATGACCTCAACGACTGGATCGGATGCCTTGGGGGACATCCTCAGGCAAAAACCCCGAACATTGACCGGCTTGCAAGGCGAGGCGTGTTGTTTACCAATGCGCAGTGTCAGTCGCCGGTCTGCAACCCGTCGCGCGCCAGCCTGATGACGGGCCGCTATCCGGAGAGTACCGGCATCTATTTCCTGGATCCGCCGATCGGAGACTCTCCGGTGGCCCGTGAGGCGACACAGCTTCCTCAGCGTTTTCTGCAGGAAGGCTATTATGTAACGGCCGCCGGCAAACTGTACCATGGCGACGAGAATGTCCGTTATCTACCTAACTATGCCGGGAATTTCGGCGCGTTCGGGCCGTATCCTGATAAAAAACTGACTGGATTTCCCGGGCATATGCTTTGGGACTGGGGTGCGTATCCGGAGCGCGATGATCAAACGCCGGATTATCAGATTGCAACCTGGGCCGAAAATCAGCTGGCCAAAAATTATGATCAGCCGCTGTGGCTCGGCATCGGGTTTTACCGTCCACACGTTCCACAGTATGCGCCGCAGAAATGGTTCGACCTGTATCCCTTGGAAACACTCCGGCTTCCGGCAGTTGTTGCCAACGATCTGGATGATGTTCCTGAATACGGCGTGAACCTGACCCGCCTGAAGCACGTTTCGCCTACGATGGAGTGGGTGGAAGAAAACAACGAATGGAAACCGCTGGTGCGTTCCTATCTGGCCTGTGTCAGTTTTGTCGATCATCAGATCGGCCGGGTGCTGGACGCACTGGAAAAGAGCGGGCGCAGCGAAAATACGGTCGTGGTGCTCTATGGCGATCACGGATTTCATCTGGGAGAAAAACGGCGCTTTGCCAAACGCAGTATCTGGCGCGACGGTGCCGGTGTTCCGCTGATTATTGCTGGTCCGGGCGTTGCAAAAGGGGCTGTGTGCGATCATCCGGTTCAGCTGCTCGATATCTATCCGACACTGCTGGCGCTGACCGGGCTGGATGCAGATTCCGGACTGCAGGGGCATTCACTTAAGCCGCTGCTGGACAACCCCAAAACGGACTGGCCGTACATGGCTCGCTCCAGTTTTGGTCCGGAAAACGTAGCGATCGTGTCTGATCAATATCGTTATATTCACTATCACGATGGTTCTGAAGAACTGTATGACCGCAAAAAAGATCCAAATGAATGGATGAATCTTGCGTCGGACCCGGCCTATCGGACGATTATTGAAGAGTATCGGGAAAAACTGCCGAAAAGCTACTATCCGCTGCTCGGCAGCGGTTCAACCGGGCATGATGCTTTTGAGGCAACGGAGAAAATTGCAAACGAAAAATAA
- a CDS encoding class II aldolase/adducin family protein, translated as MQDLKTIVELSHEFGTVDYVKGGGGNTSVKNETTLWVKPSGTTLGGLTEETFVQMNRAKINELYDVETPTESAAREELVKNMMAASVENDAGRPSVEAPLHNVFDAKFVVHTHPCAVNGLTCAKGGEAACKEMFPDALWVEYIDPGYTLCMEVRKRIEDYKASNGKEPALLVLKNHGIFIAADSADEIQAHYARVMDALNAAYADAGIFQTLEISDAVVSTETEEKIKELFGADGAFIASSGRFAVAPGPITPDHLVYAKAFPFTAELTAENVAAYQAERGYLPKVVMTGDCVCGIGTSQKNADLALELAQDGALVLKLAEAFGGIEYMTDAAREFIENWEVESYRQKQAG; from the coding sequence ATGCAGGATTTGAAGACCATTGTTGAGCTGTCGCATGAATTCGGAACCGTTGATTATGTGAAGGGCGGGGGCGGCAACACCTCCGTTAAAAACGAAACAACGCTGTGGGTGAAACCGTCCGGCACCACGCTCGGCGGCTTAACCGAAGAAACCTTCGTGCAGATGAACCGTGCGAAGATCAACGAGCTCTACGACGTTGAAACGCCGACGGAATCGGCTGCGCGCGAAGAACTGGTGAAAAACATGATGGCGGCTTCGGTCGAAAACGATGCCGGCCGTCCCTCCGTTGAAGCGCCGCTTCACAATGTGTTCGACGCAAAGTTCGTTGTGCACACGCACCCGTGCGCGGTCAACGGACTGACCTGTGCTAAAGGCGGCGAAGCCGCCTGCAAAGAAATGTTTCCGGATGCGCTGTGGGTCGAATACATTGATCCCGGCTACACGCTTTGCATGGAAGTGCGCAAACGCATCGAGGATTACAAAGCTTCCAATGGCAAAGAGCCGGCGCTGCTGGTCCTTAAAAACCACGGGATCTTTATTGCCGCTGACAGCGCCGACGAAATTCAGGCGCACTATGCTCGCGTAATGGACGCGCTCAATGCGGCCTACGCTGACGCCGGAATTTTCCAAACCCTGGAAATTTCCGATGCGGTTGTCTCCACGGAGACCGAAGAAAAAATTAAAGAGCTGTTTGGTGCAGACGGAGCGTTCATCGCCTCGTCCGGTCGGTTTGCGGTCGCTCCGGGGCCGATCACTCCGGATCATCTGGTCTACGCAAAAGCCTTTCCGTTCACTGCCGAGCTGACCGCCGAGAACGTGGCGGCCTATCAGGCAGAACGCGGTTACCTGCCGAAAGTTGTCATGACCGGTGACTGCGTCTGCGGCATCGGCACTTCGCAGAAAAACGCCGACCTGGCGCTGGAACTGGCGCAGGATGGTGCTCTCGTTCTGAAGCTGGCCGAGGCCTTCGGCGGCATTGAATATATGACGGATGCCGCCCGCGAATTTATCGAAAACTGGGAAGTGGAATCCTACCGCCAGAAGCAGGCCGGTTAG
- a CDS encoding L-rhamnose isomerase codes for MSVEKAYELAKERYAAFGIDTDVAIEKALALPISLHCWQTDDVGGFETKPEGLDGGGIMATGNYPGRARNGEEARADLEKTMSLIPGTQRVNVHACYSETDHYVDRDEMDPSCFTKWMDWAKEQGICLDFNPTFFAHPKAEDGFTLSHQDDEIRAFWVKHGKACRKIAQAMAESQGSPCYVNWWTPDGDKDIPADRFSPRARMAKSYDEIMADDSVDKTKCVDFIESKLFGIGSEEYVVSSGEFCSDYAISRGMGLCMDMGHFHPTENIHGKISSHLQFMDKILLHVSRPIRWDSDHVTLFNDDLKNVFIEIQRGNVWDRVVVALDFFDASINRIGAYVTGTRAARKGILYALLDPTAQLQGYEVEGKKAQRLALMEEFKSMPFAAVWDMLCEKADVPVGADWIGEMEAYETDVLRKRA; via the coding sequence ATGAGTGTTGAAAAAGCATATGAACTGGCGAAGGAGCGTTACGCTGCTTTTGGAATTGATACGGATGTAGCCATTGAAAAGGCGCTGGCGCTTCCGATTTCTTTGCATTGCTGGCAGACCGACGATGTCGGCGGTTTTGAAACCAAGCCGGAAGGGCTGGACGGCGGCGGCATTATGGCCACCGGCAACTATCCGGGGCGCGCCCGTAACGGCGAAGAAGCCCGTGCCGACCTCGAAAAGACGATGTCGCTGATTCCCGGAACCCAGCGTGTAAATGTTCATGCCTGCTATTCCGAAACAGATCACTATGTCGACCGCGACGAAATGGATCCGTCCTGCTTTACCAAATGGATGGACTGGGCGAAGGAGCAGGGCATCTGCCTCGACTTCAATCCGACGTTCTTTGCGCATCCGAAAGCGGAAGACGGCTTTACGCTTTCACATCAGGATGATGAGATTCGCGCCTTCTGGGTGAAACACGGAAAAGCCTGCCGGAAAATTGCACAGGCAATGGCTGAAAGCCAGGGCAGTCCCTGTTATGTCAACTGGTGGACTCCGGATGGCGACAAAGACATTCCGGCCGACCGTTTCAGTCCGCGTGCCCGGATGGCGAAATCGTATGATGAAATTATGGCTGACGATTCTGTCGACAAAACCAAATGCGTTGACTTCATCGAAAGCAAATTGTTCGGAATCGGATCCGAAGAGTATGTGGTGAGCTCCGGCGAATTCTGCTCGGACTACGCCATCAGCCGCGGCATGGGCCTTTGCATGGACATGGGGCATTTCCACCCGACCGAAAACATTCATGGAAAAATCTCCAGCCATTTGCAGTTTATGGATAAAATCCTACTGCACGTCAGCCGCCCGATCCGCTGGGACTCCGACCACGTTACGCTGTTCAATGACGATCTGAAAAACGTCTTTATTGAAATCCAGCGCGGCAATGTGTGGGATCGCGTCGTGGTTGCTCTCGACTTCTTTGATGCATCCATCAACCGTATTGGTGCCTATGTTACCGGAACCCGTGCTGCCCGCAAAGGAATTCTCTATGCGCTGCTCGATCCGACTGCGCAGCTGCAGGGCTATGAAGTCGAAGGTAAGAAAGCTCAGCGCCTGGCTCTGATGGAAGAGTTTAAATCCATGCCGTTTGCTGCCGTTTGGGATATGCTCTGCGAAAAAGCGGACGTGCCGGTTGGCGCAGACTGGATTGGTGAAATGGAAGCCTACGAGACTGACGTTTTGAGGAAACGCGCGTAA
- a CDS encoding purine-cytosine permease family protein: MAEEQEEKHGEFERSPVPESKTLGFKAFIGMYAGEHCAGTELMIGPLFVAAGVSAFDVVVGLLFGNLLAVLSWMFLCAPIAVRARLTLYYQLEKICGRYLVTLYNIVNGVMFCFLAGSMITVSATALGVWFDFPMPSLTDIYPNSFGWVLAVLGVGVVISIVAAWGYDMVARIANIAAPWMVLVFLAFGIVGFRQFIEVTGADVNSLGSLWELCKTAVWKGGEALPGQVKFTFWHVTFFAWFANMAMHVGMSDLSVLRFAKKSWCGAASASGMYVGHFMAWLAASVLYSLQLHMDPSNTDVLPGPLAYRAAGIAGLICVIIAGWTTANPTIYRAGLAFQAIMPKQSRFAVTIGTGLLATVAGMFPGIAMKLLGFVALYGMLLMPMGAVIFTDFWVFPKLGLKQYYAEHKSLKINWAAGAAWIVTMIVCYSLYKLGIMEIYFVSLPGWFLASALYIAISKFQQNGEMA; the protein is encoded by the coding sequence ATGGCGGAAGAGCAGGAAGAAAAACATGGTGAGTTTGAGCGCTCGCCAGTGCCGGAATCAAAGACGCTGGGATTCAAGGCCTTTATCGGCATGTATGCCGGAGAGCACTGTGCCGGAACCGAGCTGATGATTGGGCCGCTGTTTGTGGCGGCTGGCGTCAGCGCGTTCGATGTTGTGGTTGGGCTTCTGTTCGGCAATCTGCTGGCGGTGTTGAGCTGGATGTTTCTGTGTGCGCCAATTGCTGTGCGCGCCCGCCTGACGCTCTACTACCAGCTGGAAAAAATCTGCGGGCGCTATCTGGTTACGCTGTACAACATTGTAAACGGCGTGATGTTCTGTTTTCTCGCCGGCTCTATGATTACCGTGTCGGCGACCGCGCTCGGTGTGTGGTTTGACTTCCCCATGCCGTCTTTGACAGATATTTACCCGAACAGTTTCGGTTGGGTATTGGCTGTACTGGGCGTCGGCGTTGTCATTTCCATTGTTGCGGCATGGGGCTACGACATGGTCGCCCGCATTGCCAATATTGCCGCGCCGTGGATGGTTTTGGTGTTCCTCGCGTTCGGGATTGTCGGATTCCGGCAGTTTATTGAAGTGACCGGCGCGGATGTCAACTCGCTCGGCAGTTTGTGGGAGCTTTGCAAAACCGCGGTCTGGAAGGGCGGCGAGGCTTTGCCGGGACAGGTGAAATTTACCTTCTGGCATGTCACGTTCTTTGCGTGGTTTGCCAATATGGCGATGCATGTGGGGATGTCTGACCTCTCCGTGTTGCGGTTTGCGAAAAAATCATGGTGCGGTGCGGCGTCGGCTTCCGGTATGTATGTCGGGCACTTTATGGCCTGGTTGGCGGCGTCTGTGCTCTATTCGCTCCAGCTGCATATGGACCCTTCGAACACCGATGTGCTGCCCGGTCCGCTGGCCTATCGCGCGGCGGGGATTGCCGGACTGATCTGCGTGATCATCGCCGGCTGGACCACTGCCAATCCGACCATTTATCGCGCCGGTCTCGCCTTTCAGGCCATCATGCCGAAACAGTCGCGGTTCGCGGTCACCATCGGCACCGGACTGCTGGCGACTGTCGCTGGAATGTTCCCGGGCATCGCGATGAAGCTGCTCGGGTTTGTGGCGCTGTACGGAATGCTTCTGATGCCCATGGGGGCTGTCATCTTCACGGATTTCTGGGTGTTCCCGAAACTGGGCCTGAAGCAGTACTATGCGGAACATAAGTCTCTCAAGATAAACTGGGCGGCCGGCGCGGCATGGATTGTCACCATGATTGTCTGCTACTCCCTGTATAAACTGGGAATTATGGAAATCTACTTTGTATCCCTGCCGGGATGGTTCCTCGCATCGGCACTCTACATTGCGATCAGCAAGTTTCAGCAGAACGGAGAGATGGCATGA
- the rhaM gene encoding L-rhamnose mutarotase, whose product MIRNAFKMKLKPDVVEEYKKRHDEIWPELAKAHSDAGIFDYSIYFDEESLTLFAFQKLTDDNTADGLKDLEIVQKWWDYMADLMEVHPNNMPVFKPLSEVFHMD is encoded by the coding sequence ATGATCCGCAACGCATTTAAAATGAAGCTCAAGCCCGATGTTGTTGAGGAATACAAAAAGCGGCACGATGAGATTTGGCCGGAGCTGGCCAAGGCGCATTCCGATGCCGGGATTTTTGATTATTCCATTTATTTTGACGAAGAGTCGCTGACGCTGTTTGCGTTTCAGAAGCTGACCGATGACAACACGGCTGATGGACTTAAGGATTTGGAAATTGTGCAGAAATGGTGGGACTACATGGCTGATCTGATGGAGGTCCATCCGAACAATATGCCTGTCTTCAAGCCGCTTTCTGAGGTTTTTCACATGGACTGA